A single window of Usitatibacter rugosus DNA harbors:
- the rnr gene encoding ribonuclease R codes for MSRKTKGLQAQNHPFPIPEREQMLGVLEEAGVPMTEEQILEKLGVAPEEREGAGRRIAAMERDGQIHRNRRGLLVIADKAGLIKGKVIGHPDGFGFLQPEDGTDDLFLGPKQMHTVLHGDIALARVTGFDRKGRREGSIVEVLERANSKVVGRLFIEHGVMFVIAENKRLSQDILITPEGSLPAKAGQVVVAEILSQPTKNAEPIGRVIEVLGNYADPGMEIEIALRKHDLPHEFPASVEKAASLFPATVPASDLKGRKDLRDLDFVTIDGETARDFDDAVYAEKIAKGWKLWVAIADVSHYVKPGDALDKEARERGNSVYFPRRVIPMLPEALSNELCSLKPKVDRLVMVCEMEILPSGSLKKYSFYPGVIHSKARLTYTRVAAVLEGREADPPVEAALVPSLETLYGLYKSLLGSRNQRGAIDFDSVETQMIFDDKGKIEKIVRVQRNDAHRLIEECMLAANVCASDFLQENGQPTLYRIHEGPTPEKLEALRSMLKDFALSLAGGDEPQAKDYQQLLSRIKGKPFASLLQTVMLRSLRQAVYSPENVGHFGLAYEAYAHFTSPIRRYPDLLVHRGIKSVLKKKLYEEPDWHAIGNHCSETERRADEATRDVENWLKSYYMQDHVGDEFEGTISGVTNFGLFVTLDEMFVDGLVHISDLGQDYFTYDQARHTLKGERSGVKYQLGGHVRIKVVRVDIEAAKIDFTLVGQPVPAVTSMGKAEKAPKPRDIDKKAKKHQGKYK; via the coding sequence TTGTCTAGAAAAACCAAAGGCCTGCAGGCCCAGAACCACCCCTTCCCGATCCCCGAGCGCGAGCAGATGCTCGGCGTCCTCGAGGAAGCCGGCGTCCCCATGACCGAGGAGCAGATCCTCGAAAAGCTGGGGGTCGCCCCCGAGGAGCGCGAAGGCGCCGGACGGCGTATCGCCGCCATGGAGCGCGACGGCCAGATCCATCGCAACCGCCGCGGCCTCCTCGTCATCGCCGACAAGGCCGGCCTCATCAAGGGCAAGGTCATCGGCCACCCCGACGGCTTCGGCTTCCTCCAGCCCGAGGACGGCACCGACGACCTCTTCCTCGGCCCCAAGCAGATGCACACGGTGCTGCACGGCGACATCGCGCTCGCCCGCGTGACCGGCTTCGACCGCAAGGGCCGGCGCGAGGGCTCGATCGTGGAGGTGCTCGAGAGAGCCAACAGCAAGGTGGTCGGCCGGCTCTTCATCGAGCACGGCGTGATGTTCGTGATCGCCGAGAACAAGCGCCTCTCCCAGGACATCCTGATCACGCCCGAGGGCTCGTTGCCCGCGAAGGCAGGGCAGGTCGTCGTGGCCGAGATCCTCTCCCAGCCCACCAAGAACGCCGAGCCCATCGGCCGCGTGATCGAGGTGCTCGGCAACTACGCCGACCCGGGGATGGAGATCGAGATCGCGCTGCGCAAGCACGACCTGCCGCATGAATTCCCCGCCTCGGTCGAGAAGGCCGCGTCGCTGTTTCCCGCGACGGTGCCGGCATCGGATCTCAAGGGCCGCAAGGACCTCCGCGATCTCGATTTCGTCACCATCGACGGCGAGACGGCCCGCGACTTCGACGACGCGGTCTACGCCGAGAAGATCGCCAAGGGCTGGAAGCTCTGGGTCGCGATCGCCGACGTGAGCCACTACGTGAAGCCCGGCGACGCGCTCGACAAGGAAGCGCGCGAACGCGGCAACTCCGTGTACTTCCCGCGCCGCGTGATCCCGATGTTGCCGGAGGCGCTGTCCAACGAGCTCTGCTCGCTGAAGCCGAAGGTCGACCGCCTCGTGATGGTGTGCGAGATGGAAATCCTGCCCAGCGGCTCGCTCAAGAAGTACTCGTTCTACCCGGGGGTGATCCACTCGAAGGCGCGCCTCACGTACACGCGCGTCGCCGCTGTTCTCGAGGGCCGCGAGGCCGATCCGCCGGTGGAAGCCGCATTGGTTCCGTCGCTGGAGACGCTCTACGGTCTCTACAAATCGTTGCTCGGGTCGCGCAACCAGCGTGGCGCCATCGACTTCGATTCGGTCGAGACGCAGATGATCTTCGACGACAAGGGCAAGATCGAGAAGATCGTGCGCGTGCAGAGGAACGACGCGCATCGCCTGATCGAGGAGTGCATGCTCGCGGCCAACGTCTGCGCTTCGGACTTCCTGCAGGAGAACGGCCAGCCCACGCTCTACCGCATCCACGAAGGCCCGACGCCTGAGAAGCTGGAGGCGCTCCGTTCGATGCTGAAGGACTTCGCACTGTCGCTGGCCGGCGGCGACGAGCCGCAAGCCAAGGACTACCAGCAGCTCCTCTCGCGCATCAAGGGCAAGCCCTTCGCGAGCCTCCTGCAGACGGTGATGCTGCGTTCGCTCCGGCAAGCGGTGTACAGCCCGGAGAACGTCGGCCACTTCGGCCTGGCGTACGAGGCGTACGCGCACTTCACCTCGCCGATCCGCCGCTATCCGGACCTTCTCGTACACCGCGGCATCAAGTCCGTGCTGAAGAAGAAGCTCTACGAGGAGCCGGACTGGCACGCGATCGGCAACCACTGCTCCGAGACCGAGCGCCGGGCGGATGAAGCCACGCGCGACGTCGAGAACTGGCTCAAGTCCTACTACATGCAGGACCACGTGGGCGACGAGTTCGAGGGCACCATCAGCGGCGTCACCAACTTCGGCCTCTTCGTCACGCTGGACGAGATGTTCGTCGACGGCCTGGTGCACATCTCCGACCTCGGCCAGGACTACTTCACGTACGACCAGGCGCGCCACACGCTGAAGGGCGAGCGCTCGGGCGTGAAGTACCAATTGGGCGGCCACGTCCGCATCAAGGTGGTTCGCGTGGACATCGAGGCGGCGAAGATCGACTTCACGTTGGTCGGGCAGCCCGTGCCGGCCGTCACGTCCATGGGCAAAGCGGAGAAAGCACCGAAGCCCCGCGACATCGACAAGAAAGCCAAGAAGCACCAGGGGAAATACAAGTGA
- a CDS encoding ATP phosphoribosyltransferase regulatory subunit, with protein MRRWLLPEHIEDVLPAEARVIERLRRAILDLFERHGYELVAPPMLEYVESLLSGTGKDLDLATFKLVDRLSGRMMGVRADHTPQVARIDAHLLNRQGVARLCYCGSVLHTVPAGMTRTREPLQIGAELYGHAGLEADVEIVRLMIDSLKAAGVDTVHVDLGNPAIYRAMAADLTVDPESAESLFHAVQQKNAVEAGPLAVLTGLHGGTETIDRARKDLPSKPAIREALDSLAKLAAAVAGPGVEVSVDLSELGGFNYESGLVFAAFAEGSPEALARGGRYDEVGASFGRSRPATGFTMDLRQLAARSKGNGRRAAILAPLGEDKALRDEIARLRAAGEVVIVDLPGHEDSANELGCDRRLERKDGKWRVT; from the coding sequence ATGCGCCGCTGGCTCCTTCCGGAACACATCGAGGACGTCCTGCCCGCCGAGGCGCGGGTGATCGAGCGGCTGCGCCGCGCGATCCTGGATCTCTTCGAGCGCCACGGCTACGAGCTGGTCGCGCCCCCGATGCTGGAGTACGTCGAGTCGCTGCTCTCCGGCACCGGCAAGGACCTCGACCTCGCCACGTTCAAGCTCGTCGACCGGCTCTCGGGCCGCATGATGGGCGTTCGCGCCGACCACACGCCGCAGGTCGCGCGCATCGATGCGCACCTGCTGAATCGCCAGGGCGTGGCGCGCCTCTGCTACTGCGGCAGCGTGCTGCACACGGTGCCCGCGGGCATGACCCGCACGCGCGAGCCGCTGCAGATCGGCGCCGAGCTTTACGGCCACGCCGGCCTCGAAGCCGACGTGGAGATCGTGCGGCTGATGATCGACTCGCTGAAGGCCGCGGGTGTGGACACGGTGCACGTCGACCTCGGCAACCCCGCGATCTACCGCGCGATGGCCGCGGACCTCACCGTGGATCCGGAAAGTGCCGAGTCGCTCTTCCACGCGGTGCAACAGAAGAACGCTGTGGAGGCGGGCCCGCTCGCGGTGCTCACGGGCCTGCACGGCGGAACCGAGACGATCGACCGTGCCCGGAAGGACTTGCCCAGCAAGCCCGCGATCCGCGAGGCGCTGGATTCGCTCGCGAAGCTCGCGGCCGCGGTGGCCGGGCCCGGCGTGGAGGTCTCGGTGGACCTCTCCGAGCTGGGCGGCTTCAACTACGAGAGCGGGCTGGTGTTCGCGGCCTTCGCGGAAGGCTCGCCGGAGGCGCTGGCGCGCGGCGGCCGCTACGACGAGGTCGGAGCCTCCTTCGGGAGATCGCGGCCGGCGACGGGATTCACGATGGACCTGCGGCAGCTCGCCGCGCGTTCGAAGGGCAATGGGCGGCGCGCGGCAATCCTCGCGCCGCTGGGCGAGGATAAAGCGCTGCGCGACGAGATCGCACGGCTGCGGGCGGCAGGCGAAGTGGTGATCGTCGACCTGCCAGGACATGAAGATTCTGCGAACGAGCTCGGCTGCGACCGCAGGCTCGAAAGGAAAGACGGGAAATGGCGCGTAACGTAG
- a CDS encoding DUF2065 domain-containing protein yields the protein MTEVLFAAFALMLVLEGLLPFAFPKVWREAFKRFTEMSDGQIRFAGLTSMLVGLILFLLVW from the coding sequence GTGACCGAAGTCCTGTTCGCGGCCTTTGCACTCATGCTCGTGCTGGAAGGACTCCTGCCGTTCGCCTTCCCCAAGGTATGGCGCGAGGCCTTCAAGCGCTTCACGGAGATGTCCGACGGGCAGATCCGCTTCGCGGGCCTCACGTCGATGCTCGTGGGGCTGATCCTCTTCCTGCTGGTGTGGTGA
- the hfq gene encoding RNA chaperone Hfq — protein sequence MSNKGQLLQDPFLNTLRKEHVPVSIYLVNGIKLQGQIESFDQYVVLLKNTVTQMVYKHAISTVVPARPVSVPLDHSQDA from the coding sequence ATGAGCAACAAAGGGCAACTCCTCCAAGACCCGTTCCTCAACACGCTGCGCAAGGAACATGTCCCGGTTTCCATCTACCTGGTGAATGGCATCAAGCTCCAGGGCCAGATCGAATCGTTCGACCAGTACGTCGTGCTCCTCAAGAACACCGTGACCCAGATGGTCTACAAGCACGCCATCTCCACGGTGGTCCCGGCGCGACCCGTGTCGGTCCCACTTGACCACTCGCAAGACGCCTGA
- the hflK gene encoding FtsH protease activity modulator HflK: MPPNEPPWGKKNNEGPPDLDEILRKIQQKFAGLFGGRRTPAGGPPSGLNGNAMFGGTLIFIVLLIIAVWLASGFYIVDEGRRGVVLRLGKYLETTMPGPRWHVPYPVEAVEVVNVSEVNTVEVGYRGNPKNKQPQEALMLTDDENIVDVQFAIQYTLKSPEDYLFNNNRPKDNVLQAAETAIREVVGKSKMDFVLNQGRSEVAARVKVLMQQILDRYKTGINVTTVSLQSVQAPEQVQASFDDAVRAGQDRERFKNEGQAYANDVVPKARGVAARLFEEAAGYKQQAVATAQGDSARFKSVLSEYEKAPAVTRERMYIETLQQVLTNTSKVIIDQKAGNNLLYLPLDRLMQITGPTSSSTETLPKTSATEPAVVPAPVVPEPSRREGIRSRDREGGR; encoded by the coding sequence ATGCCGCCGAACGAGCCCCCGTGGGGCAAGAAGAACAACGAAGGTCCGCCCGACCTCGATGAAATCCTGAGGAAGATCCAGCAGAAGTTCGCGGGTCTCTTCGGCGGACGACGCACGCCTGCCGGCGGCCCTCCCTCCGGCCTCAACGGCAACGCCATGTTCGGCGGGACGCTCATCTTCATCGTCCTGCTGATCATCGCCGTGTGGCTCGCGAGCGGCTTCTACATCGTGGACGAAGGCCGCCGCGGCGTCGTGCTGCGCCTGGGCAAGTACCTCGAGACCACGATGCCCGGCCCGCGCTGGCACGTTCCCTATCCGGTCGAAGCCGTGGAGGTCGTCAACGTCTCCGAGGTGAACACCGTCGAGGTCGGCTACCGCGGCAACCCCAAGAACAAGCAGCCGCAGGAAGCGCTGATGCTCACGGACGACGAGAACATCGTCGACGTGCAGTTCGCCATCCAGTACACGCTGAAGAGCCCCGAGGACTACCTCTTCAACAACAACCGCCCGAAGGACAACGTGCTCCAGGCCGCCGAGACCGCGATTCGCGAGGTGGTCGGCAAGAGCAAGATGGACTTCGTGCTGAACCAGGGCCGCAGCGAAGTCGCCGCCCGCGTGAAGGTCTTGATGCAGCAGATCCTCGACCGGTACAAGACCGGCATCAACGTCACCACCGTGTCGCTGCAGAGCGTGCAGGCCCCCGAGCAGGTGCAGGCGTCGTTCGACGATGCCGTGCGTGCCGGCCAGGACCGCGAGCGCTTCAAGAACGAAGGCCAGGCGTACGCCAACGACGTGGTGCCCAAGGCCCGTGGTGTTGCCGCGCGCCTCTTCGAGGAAGCGGCCGGCTACAAGCAGCAAGCCGTCGCGACCGCACAGGGCGACAGCGCGCGCTTCAAGAGCGTGCTCTCCGAGTACGAGAAGGCTCCCGCGGTCACGCGCGAGCGCATGTACATCGAGACCCTGCAGCAGGTCCTCACCAACACGAGCAAGGTGATCATCGACCAGAAGGCGGGTAACAACCTGCTTTACCTGCCGCTCGATCGCCTGATGCAGATCACGGGGCCGACCTCGTCGTCCACCGAAACGCTGCCCAAGACCAGCGCCACCGAGCCGGCCGTGGTGCCGGCGCCGGTGGTGCCCGAGCCGTCGCGCCGCGAAGGCATTCGCAGCCGTGACCGGGAGGGGGGACGATGA
- the hflX gene encoding GTPase HflX: protein MTTRKTPDRTPKGADPRATAVLVSLEFGKRDATARAEEAARLVETLGARVGEVVTGKRDRPDPATFAGSGKVDQIRDALRLHNSQTAVFDQALSAAQVRNLERALGEGWKPVRVYDRTELILEIFASRARSHEGKLQVELARLEHQSTRLIKGWSHLERQRGGLGKTGGPGEKQLELDRRLIGERVKKLKERIAKVVRTRETQRSGRHRSGMLRVSIVGYTNAGKSTLFNRLTKGETLVADKLFATLDTTTRRLWLANDATAAISDTVGFIQDLPHSLVAAFRATLEEAVQADVLLHVVDAADPLRDERISSVNEVLEEIGAGEVPQILVYNQIDRVPGLEPEIVRDAHGKILNIKASAATGQGVPLVREALLELAATGGSPLASAA, encoded by the coding sequence TTGACCACTCGCAAGACGCCTGACCGCACCCCGAAAGGGGCTGATCCGCGCGCTACGGCCGTCCTCGTTTCCCTGGAGTTCGGGAAGCGGGACGCCACTGCTCGTGCGGAGGAAGCGGCACGCCTGGTGGAAACGCTCGGCGCCCGAGTGGGCGAGGTCGTCACCGGCAAGCGGGATCGTCCCGATCCGGCCACCTTCGCCGGCTCCGGCAAAGTCGACCAGATCCGCGACGCGCTTCGCCTCCACAACTCTCAAACAGCGGTCTTCGACCAAGCCCTCTCGGCCGCGCAGGTGCGCAACCTCGAGCGCGCGCTGGGCGAGGGCTGGAAGCCGGTGCGCGTGTACGACCGCACCGAGCTCATCCTCGAGATCTTCGCCTCGCGTGCCCGCTCCCACGAGGGCAAGCTGCAGGTCGAGCTCGCGCGCCTGGAGCACCAGTCCACGCGCCTCATCAAGGGCTGGTCCCACCTGGAAAGGCAGCGCGGCGGCCTCGGCAAGACCGGCGGCCCGGGCGAGAAGCAGCTCGAGCTGGACCGCCGCCTGATCGGCGAGCGCGTCAAGAAGCTGAAGGAGCGCATCGCCAAGGTGGTGCGGACTCGCGAAACGCAACGCTCGGGGCGGCATCGCTCGGGCATGCTTCGGGTCTCCATCGTGGGCTACACCAACGCCGGCAAGTCCACGCTCTTCAACCGCCTCACCAAGGGCGAGACGCTGGTGGCCGACAAGCTGTTCGCGACTCTCGATACCACGACGCGCCGCCTGTGGCTTGCAAACGACGCGACCGCCGCCATCTCCGATACCGTGGGCTTCATCCAGGATCTTCCGCACTCCCTCGTGGCCGCGTTCCGCGCGACGCTGGAGGAGGCCGTGCAGGCCGACGTGCTGCTGCACGTGGTCGACGCGGCCGATCCCCTTCGCGACGAGCGCATCAGCTCGGTGAACGAGGTGCTGGAAGAGATCGGCGCGGGCGAAGTCCCGCAGATCCTGGTGTACAACCAGATCGACCGGGTGCCCGGCCTGGAGCCGGAAATCGTCCGCGATGCTCATGGTAAGATATTGAATATCAAGGCAAGTGCGGCAACCGGGCAGGGCGTCCCACTGGTACGGGAAGCGCTCCTCGAGCTCGCCGCCACCGGCGGAAGCCCACTCGCTTCCGCCGCCTGA
- the rlmB gene encoding 23S rRNA (guanosine(2251)-2'-O)-methyltransferase RlmB has protein sequence MLAGFHAVKSRLRVKPESVREIFMDAERKDARAKELRALAEKVGVRVLTVDAKRLDGMSGGTRHQGVVAQAEDLHMPQFIEDVLEDLQDPPLLLLLDGVTDPHNLGACLRVADGVGAHAVIAPKDRAVGLTMAAIKVSSGASETVPYIVVTNLARTMRDLKDRGIWLVGTDDEAGASIYDSKLEGALGIVLGAEGEGLRRLTAETCDSLVSIPMNGTVESLNVSVASGVCLYEAHRQRMAAGRKKAKPA, from the coding sequence ATGCTGGCCGGGTTCCACGCCGTGAAGAGCCGCCTCCGGGTGAAGCCGGAGAGCGTCCGCGAGATTTTCATGGATGCCGAACGGAAGGACGCCCGCGCGAAGGAGCTGCGGGCGCTGGCCGAGAAGGTGGGCGTCCGGGTCCTCACGGTCGATGCCAAGCGCCTCGACGGCATGAGCGGCGGCACGCGCCACCAGGGCGTGGTCGCCCAGGCCGAGGATCTCCACATGCCGCAGTTCATCGAGGATGTGCTGGAGGATCTCCAGGATCCGCCGCTGCTCCTCTTGCTGGACGGCGTAACGGACCCGCACAACCTCGGGGCCTGCTTGCGCGTGGCCGACGGGGTCGGTGCCCACGCCGTCATCGCGCCGAAGGATCGCGCCGTCGGGCTCACGATGGCGGCCATCAAGGTCTCGTCGGGGGCCTCGGAGACCGTGCCCTACATCGTGGTGACCAACCTCGCGCGCACCATGCGCGACTTGAAGGACCGCGGCATCTGGCTCGTGGGCACGGACGACGAGGCCGGCGCCTCGATCTACGACTCGAAGCTGGAAGGCGCGCTCGGCATCGTGCTGGGTGCGGAGGGCGAGGGCCTCAGAAGGCTCACCGCCGAGACCTGCGACAGCCTGGTCTCCATCCCCATGAACGGGACGGTGGAGAGCCTGAACGTCTCCGTGGCGAGCGGCGTGTGCCTGTACGAGGCGCACCGGCAGCGCATGGCTGCCGGGCGCAAGAAGGCGAAGCCGGCCTAG
- a CDS encoding adenylosuccinate synthase: MARNVVVIGTQWGDEGKGKIVDWLTDYTAGVVRFQGGHNAGHTLVVNGVKTVLRLIPSGILHPQVKCFIGNGVVISPEALVQEIGELEKAGVDVVSRLRVSESAPLILAYHVALDQARERAKGEAKIGTTGRGIGPAYEDKVARRAIRVQDLYARERFAAKLGEVLDYHNFVLKNYFKADIVDFQKTLDDTLAFAERLRPMIADVSGEVNALIREGKSLLFEGAQAALLDVDHGTYPYVTSSNTVAGQASAGAGVGPQQLHYVLGVAKAYATRVGSGPFPTELEDETAEHLRTRGNEYGSVTGRPRRCGWFDVAALKRAVQLNGVSGLCITKLDVLDGLDKIRIATGYKLAGGGTRDILPSGAEALAICEPVYEEHPGWKESTLGVKRFQDLPKNAQSYMKRLEELSGAPVALISTGPDREETIVLKHPFEG; the protein is encoded by the coding sequence ATGGCGCGTAACGTAGTCGTGATCGGCACCCAGTGGGGTGACGAGGGCAAGGGGAAGATCGTCGACTGGCTCACGGATTACACCGCGGGCGTCGTGCGCTTCCAGGGCGGGCACAACGCCGGGCACACGCTGGTGGTCAATGGCGTGAAGACGGTGCTGCGGCTCATTCCTTCCGGCATCCTCCACCCGCAGGTGAAGTGCTTCATCGGCAACGGGGTCGTCATCTCGCCCGAGGCGCTGGTGCAGGAGATCGGCGAGCTGGAGAAGGCGGGCGTGGACGTCGTCTCGCGCCTTCGCGTCTCCGAGTCCGCGCCGCTCATCCTCGCGTACCACGTGGCGCTCGACCAGGCGCGCGAGCGCGCGAAGGGCGAAGCGAAGATCGGCACCACCGGCCGCGGCATCGGCCCCGCGTATGAAGACAAGGTGGCCCGCCGCGCCATCCGCGTGCAGGACCTCTATGCCCGCGAGCGCTTCGCCGCCAAGCTGGGCGAGGTGCTCGACTATCACAACTTCGTCCTGAAGAACTACTTCAAGGCCGACATCGTCGACTTCCAGAAGACGCTCGACGACACGCTCGCGTTCGCCGAGCGCCTGCGGCCGATGATCGCGGACGTGTCAGGTGAAGTGAACGCGCTGATCCGCGAAGGCAAGTCGCTGCTGTTCGAAGGCGCGCAGGCTGCGCTGCTCGACGTGGACCACGGGACGTATCCGTACGTGACGTCGTCGAACACCGTCGCAGGGCAGGCGAGTGCCGGCGCCGGAGTCGGTCCGCAGCAGCTTCACTACGTGCTCGGCGTTGCGAAGGCGTACGCCACGCGAGTGGGCTCGGGTCCGTTCCCGACGGAGCTCGAAGACGAGACGGCCGAGCACCTGCGCACGCGCGGCAACGAATATGGCTCGGTCACGGGCCGCCCGCGGCGCTGCGGCTGGTTCGACGTGGCGGCGCTCAAGCGCGCCGTGCAGCTGAACGGCGTTTCGGGCCTGTGCATCACCAAGCTCGACGTGCTGGACGGGTTGGACAAGATTCGCATCGCCACGGGCTACAAGCTCGCCGGCGGCGGCACGCGCGACATCCTGCCCTCGGGCGCCGAGGCGCTCGCGATCTGCGAGCCGGTGTACGAGGAGCATCCGGGCTGGAAGGAGAGCACGCTCGGCGTGAAGCGCTTCCAGGACCTGCCGAAGAACGCGCAGTCGTACATGAAGCGGCTGGAAGAGCTCTCGGGCGCACCGGTCGCGTTGATCTCCACGGGACCCGATCGCGAAGAGACGATCGTGCTGAAGCACCCGTTTGAAGGCTAG
- the der gene encoding ribosome biogenesis GTPase Der, translating to MKPTVVLVGRPNVGKSTLFNRLTRSRDALVADLPGLTRDRHYGQGRLGEKPFIVVDTGGFEPVAKEGLLSEMARQAREAIAEADVIVFLVDGRAGLAPQDKRIATMLRKEAKAPVYLAVNKAEGMREAMVTAEFHELALGDPIAISAEHGEGVRQLIEDALAKFPEPEEDEEIPDHPRVAIVGRPNVGKSTLVNRLLGEERVIAFDQPGTTRDSIEIELEKDGKLYTLIDTAGIRKRGKVWEAVEKFSVIKTLQAIERANVVILVVDADQDIGEQDAHIGGYILEAGRALVVAVNKVDAIDSDKRKDIATDLERKLHFLDFAEFHKISARHGTGIKKMLEGVDGAFAAAMAKLSTPKLTRALMAAVQAQQPPMAGRIRPKLRYAHQGGSNPPIVVIHGSATDHIKATYKRYLEGIFIKTFKLKGTPLRVELRSGANPYAGKKAQVLTVSQERAKRKNRIYSKKKYGN from the coding sequence TTGAAGCCGACCGTCGTCCTCGTCGGCAGGCCGAACGTCGGGAAGTCGACGCTGTTCAACCGCCTCACGCGCTCCCGCGACGCGCTGGTGGCGGATCTCCCCGGCCTCACGCGCGACCGCCACTACGGCCAGGGCCGCCTGGGCGAGAAGCCCTTCATCGTCGTGGACACCGGCGGCTTCGAGCCGGTCGCGAAGGAAGGCCTCCTCTCCGAGATGGCGCGCCAGGCGCGTGAAGCGATCGCCGAGGCCGACGTCATCGTGTTCCTCGTCGACGGCCGCGCGGGCCTCGCCCCGCAGGACAAGCGCATCGCGACCATGCTGCGCAAGGAAGCCAAGGCGCCCGTGTACCTCGCGGTCAACAAGGCCGAAGGCATGCGCGAGGCGATGGTCACCGCGGAATTCCACGAGCTGGCCCTCGGAGATCCGATCGCGATCTCCGCCGAGCACGGCGAGGGTGTCCGCCAGCTGATCGAGGACGCGCTCGCGAAATTCCCCGAGCCCGAGGAAGACGAAGAGATCCCCGACCATCCGCGCGTGGCCATCGTGGGACGGCCGAACGTCGGCAAGTCCACGCTCGTGAACCGCCTGCTGGGTGAAGAACGCGTGATCGCGTTCGACCAGCCCGGTACGACGCGCGACTCCATCGAGATCGAGCTCGAGAAGGACGGCAAGCTCTACACGCTGATCGACACCGCCGGCATCCGGAAGCGCGGCAAGGTGTGGGAGGCCGTGGAGAAGTTCTCGGTCATCAAGACGCTGCAGGCGATCGAGCGCGCCAACGTGGTGATCCTCGTCGTGGATGCGGACCAGGACATCGGTGAGCAGGACGCCCACATCGGCGGCTACATCCTCGAAGCGGGCCGCGCGCTGGTGGTGGCGGTGAACAAGGTGGACGCGATCGACAGCGACAAGCGCAAGGACATCGCGACCGACCTCGAGCGCAAGCTCCACTTCCTCGATTTCGCGGAGTTCCACAAGATCTCGGCTCGCCATGGCACTGGCATCAAGAAGATGCTGGAGGGCGTGGACGGCGCTTTCGCCGCGGCCATGGCCAAGCTATCCACCCCGAAGTTGACGCGCGCGCTCATGGCCGCCGTGCAGGCGCAGCAGCCCCCGATGGCCGGCCGCATCCGCCCGAAGCTGCGCTACGCACACCAGGGTGGGTCCAATCCGCCCATCGTGGTGATCCATGGCAGCGCCACGGACCATATCAAGGCCACCTACAAGCGCTACCTCGAAGGCATCTTCATCAAGACCTTCAAGCTGAAGGGAACGCCGCTGCGGGTCGAATTACGCTCGGGAGCGAACCCCTACGCGGGGAAGAAAGCCCAGGTGCTCACTGTTAGCCAGGAGCGCGCAAAGCGTAAAAACCGCATCTACTCCAAGAAGAAGTACGGGAACTAG
- the hflC gene encoding protease modulator HflC: MKRSTAFVAMGAIIVALALAMSLYTVDQRKAAIKFQLGEVVSVITDPGLYFMVPVLQNVRMYDTRIQTLDSRDAERFLTSENKNVLVDSFVKWRVIDVRQFYVSVRGDPIAAEARISQTVNDALRAEFAKRTVHEVVSGQRESIMSTVADKVDKDVKGIGVEVVDVRLKRVDLVPEISSDVYRRMESERKRVANELRATGQAEGEKIKAEADRQRQVIVAEAYRDAQRVKGEGDALAARIYSEAYGKNPEFYSFYRSLDAYRQTLRSKSDVMVLDPSSDFFKYLKNPGRGK; this comes from the coding sequence ATGAAACGCTCCACCGCATTCGTCGCCATGGGCGCCATCATCGTGGCGCTCGCGCTCGCGATGAGCCTCTACACGGTCGACCAGCGCAAGGCCGCCATCAAGTTCCAGCTGGGTGAAGTGGTCTCCGTGATCACCGATCCGGGCCTGTACTTCATGGTCCCGGTGCTGCAGAACGTGCGCATGTACGACACGCGCATCCAGACGCTCGATTCGCGCGACGCCGAACGCTTCCTCACGTCCGAGAACAAGAACGTGCTGGTCGATTCCTTCGTGAAGTGGCGCGTGATCGACGTGCGCCAGTTCTATGTGTCGGTGCGTGGCGATCCGATCGCCGCCGAGGCACGCATCTCGCAGACGGTGAACGATGCGCTGCGGGCGGAATTCGCCAAGCGCACCGTGCACGAGGTGGTCTCGGGACAGCGCGAAAGCATCATGAGCACCGTCGCCGACAAGGTCGACAAGGACGTGAAAGGGATCGGCGTCGAGGTCGTGGATGTGCGCCTCAAGCGCGTGGACCTCGTGCCGGAGATCTCCTCGGACGTGTATCGCCGCATGGAGTCGGAGCGGAAGCGCGTCGCCAACGAGCTTCGCGCCACCGGACAAGCCGAAGGCGAGAAGATCAAGGCCGAGGCCGACCGCCAGCGCCAGGTGATCGTGGCCGAGGCGTATCGCGATGCCCAGCGCGTGAAGGGCGAGGGCGACGCGCTCGCCGCCCGCATCTACTCCGAGGCCTACGGCAAGAACCCGGAGTTCTACAGCTTCTATCGCAGCCTCGACGCCTACCGCCAGACGCTTCGCTCGAAGAGCGACGTGATGGTCCTCGACCCCAGCTCGGACTTCTTCAAGTACCTCAAGAATCCCGGCCGCGGCAAGTGA